The following are encoded together in the Choloepus didactylus isolate mChoDid1 chromosome 7, mChoDid1.pri, whole genome shotgun sequence genome:
- the LOC119540211 gene encoding protein lin-28 homolog A-like: protein MGSVSNQQFADGCAKAAEEAPENAAGEAEEPQLLHGAGICKWFNVLMGFGFLSMTARAGVALDPPVDVFVHQSKLHMEGFQSLKEGEAVEFTFKKSARGLESIRVTGPGGVFCIGSERRSKGKNMQKRRSKGDRCYNCGGLDHHAKECKLPPQPKKCHFCQSISHMVASCPLMAQQPPSSQGKPSYFREEEEEIHSPALLPEAQN from the coding sequence ATGGGCTCCGTGTCCAACCAGCAGTTTGCAGATGGCTGCGCCAAGGCGGCAGAGGAGGCACCGGAGAACGCGGCCGGGGAGGCCGAGGAGCCGCAGCTGCTGCACGGTGCGGGCATCTGTAAATGGTTCAATGTGCTCATGGGGTTCGGCTTCCTGTCCATGACCGCCCGTGCCGGGGTCGCACTCGACCCCCCTGTGGACGTCTTTGTGCATCAGAGTAAGTTGCACATGGAGGGCTTCCAGAGCCTGAAGGAGGGTGAGGCAGTGGAGTTCACCTTTAAGAAGTCTGCCAGGGGCCTGGAATCTATCCGTGTCACTGGACCTGGTGGGGTGTTCTGTATTGGGAGTGAGAGACGGTCAAAGGGGAAGAACATGCAGAAGCGCAGATCAAAAGGAGACAGGTGCTACAATTGTGGAGGTCTAGACCATCATGCAAAGGAATGCAAGCTGCCACCCCAGCCCAAGAAATGTCACTTCTGCCAAAGCATCAGCCATATGGTGGCCTCATGTCCACTGATGGCCCAGCAGCCGCCCAGCTCACAGGGAAAGCCCTCCTACTTTcgggaggaagaagaagagatccacagccctgccctgctcccaGAGGCCCAGAATTGA